From one Phocoena sinus isolate mPhoSin1 chromosome 4, mPhoSin1.pri, whole genome shotgun sequence genomic stretch:
- the SETD4 gene encoding SET domain-containing protein 4: MRNGGGRTSRIRRRKLFTSSESRGVNESYRPEFIELKKWLKDRKFEDTNLIPAHFPGTGRGLMSKTSLREGQMIISLPESCLLTTDTVLRSYLGAYIAKWQPPPSPVLALCTFLVSEKHAGDRSPWKPYLEVLPKAYSCPVCLEPEVVNLLPRPLKAKAREQRTHVQEFVSSSRDFFSSLQPLFSEAVESIFSYSALLWAWCTVNTRAVYMKRVPRRCFSAEPDTCVLAPFLDLLNHSPDAQVKAAFNEETRCYEIRTAVSCGKHQEVLICYGPHDNHRLLLEYGFVSICNPHACVYVSKDILVKYLPSTDKRMNQKISILEDHDFIENLTFGWDGPSWRLLTALKLLCLEAEELTCWKKVLIGEIISDTNEKASLDIAQKICHYFIKESKAVLQKVSHMKDEEVALINQLTLVETLWTEELKILQASAETLTSLQTAFT; this comes from the exons TGAATGAGAGCTACAGGCCTGAATTTATAGAGCTTAAGAAGTGGCTGAAAGATAGGAAGTTTGAAGATACAAACTTAATACCTGCTCATTTTCCAG GTACAGGAAGAGGGCTGATGAGCAAAACATCCCTACGG GAGGGACAGATGATTATCTCATTGCCTGAGAGTTGCCTGCTCACCACGGACACAGTGCTTAGAAGCTACTTAGGGGCGTATATTGCTAA gtgGCAGCCTCCTCCATCTCCTGTGCTGGCTCTTTGCACCTTTTTAGTTTCAGAAAAGCATGCTGGGGACAGGTCTCCCTGGAAGCCTTACCTGGAGGTTTTGCCCAAGGCCTACTCCTGCCCTGTTTGTTTGGAGCCAGAAGTGGTGAATCTTCTTCCCAGACCTTTGAAAGCAAAGGCCAGAGAGCAGAGAACCCACGTGCAGGAGTTCGTTTCTTCCTCCAGAGACTTTTTCTCTTCCCTGCAGCCTCTGTTTTCGGAGGCCGTCGAGAGCATCTTCAGCTACAGCGCCCTCCTATGGGCTTGGTGCACTGTCAACACCAGGGCTGTGTACATGAAGCGCGTGCCGAGGCGGTGCTTTTCCGCAGAGCCGGACACCTGCGTGCTTGCCCCGTTCCTCGATCTGCTGAACCACAGCCCTGACGCCCAG GTAAAAGCAGCATTTAATGAGGAAACTCGCTGTTATGAAATTAGAACAGCTGTGAGCTGTGGGAAGCACCAAGAGGTGCTCATCTGCTATGGCCCTCACGATAACCACCGCCTGCTCCTCGAGTATGGATTTGTTTCCATCTGCAATCCTCATGCTTGTGTTTATGTCTCAAAAG atatACTTGTTAAATATCTtccatcaacagacaaacggATGAACCAAAAGATTTCCATTTTAGAGGATCACGACTTTATAGA AAATTTGACGTTTGGATGGGATGGACCGTCTTGGCGGTTACTCACAGCTCTTAAGTTGTTATGTCTGGAAGCTGAAGAATT GACATGCTGGAAAAAAGTACTTATTGGGGAAATAATTTCAGATACAAATGAGAAGGCAAGTTTGGACATAGCCCAGAAAATATGCCATTATTTCATCAAGGAGAGTAAGGCTGTGCTTCAAAAG GTTTCTCATATGAAAGATGAAGAAGTGGCTTTGATAAACCAACTAACTTTGGTAGAAACACTGTGGACAGAAGAGCTGAAGATTCTCCAGGCCTCTGCTGAGACCCTAACCAGTTTGCAAACAGCTTTTACGTAA